Proteins found in one Triticum aestivum cultivar Chinese Spring chromosome 4D, IWGSC CS RefSeq v2.1, whole genome shotgun sequence genomic segment:
- the LOC123100128 gene encoding serine/threonine receptor-like kinase NFP gives MDPRRFLCCLLLALALAFRRCGAQGAANGTGRFACLVPAPCDTFVLYRTQAPGSLDLGAISDLFGVSRAMIASANGLSLDAEGAALLPDQPLLVPVRCGCTGNRSFVNVTYPIRSGDTFYALALTGFENLTTPDVIQELNPQAVFNKLNVSQLVTVPLFCRCPTPAERSGGAQLLVTYMWRPVDTMSEVSKLMNSSASAIAAVNNVSADFTSTTMLPMLIPVARPPVLPPLQYGASASTGDPGVSKRFSGATVAASIAGSLIAVAALCAAIFAYRRYREKKATVHSASRFASPRFCFNQNAYGIQSSSSIARMINGGDKLLTSVSQFIDKPVIFGTAEIMEATMNLDERCRIGSSYYRAKLEGEVFAVKPAKGDVSAELRMMQMVNHANLIRLAGISIGADGDYTFLVYEFAEKGSLDKWLYQKPPSSLPSSSSSADTLSWNQRLGIAFDVANGLLYMHEHTQPSMVHGDVRARNILLTADFRARISNFSVATPAMADAAATSSDVFAFGLLVLELLSGRTAMEARVGAEIGMLWRDIRAVLEAGDKRDAKLRKWMDPALGDEYYLDAALSLAGMARACTEEDAARRPKMADVVFSLSMLVQPLPVGDAFEKLWQPSSEENIRIVNEVAAR, from the coding sequence ATGGACCCCCGCCGCTTCCTCTGCTGCCTcttgctcgccctcgccctcgccttcCGCCGCTGCGGCGCGCAGGGCGCCGCCAACGGCACCGGGCGCTTCGCGTGCCTCGTGCCGGCCCCGTGCGACACGTTCGTCCTGTACCGCACGCAGGCCCCGGGGTCCCTCGACCTCGGCGCCATCTCGGACCTCTTCGGCGTGAGCCGGGCCATGATCGCCAGCGCCAACGGCCTCAGCCTCGACGCCGAGGGCGCGGCGCTGCTGCCCGACCAGCCGCTGCTCGTGCCCGTCCGCTGCGGCTGCACCGGCAACCGCTCCTTCGTCAACGTCACCTACCCCATCCGCTCCGGCGACACCTTCTACGCGCTCGCGCTCACCGGCTTCGAGAACCTCACCACCCCCGACGTCATCCAGGAGCTCAACCCGCAGGCGGTCTTCAACAAGCTCAATGTCTCGCAGCTGGTCACCGTGCCGCTCTTCTGCCGGTGCCCCACGCCGGCGGAGCGGAGCGGCGGGGCGCAGCTGCTCGTCACCTACATGTGGCGACCTGTCGACACCATGTCCGAGGTGAGCAAGCTGATGAACTCTAGCGCGAGCGCGATCGCTGCGGTGAACAACGTCAGCGCCGACTTCACCTCCACGACGATGCTGCCGATGCTGATCCCGGTGGCGCGGCCGCCGGTGCTTCCTCCGCTGCAATATGGCGCGAGCGCGAGCACCGGCGATCCCGGAGTTAGCAAGCGCTTCTCGGGTGCCACCGTCGCGGCGAGCATCGCCGGGTCTCTCATCGCGGTCGCCGCCTTGTGCGCGGCGATCTTCGCGTACCGGAGGTACCGCGAGAAGAAGGCCACGGTGCACTCGGCGTCCAGGTTCGCGAGCCCGAGGTTTTGTTTCAACCAGAACGCCTACGGGATTCAGAGCAGCAGTTCCATCGCGCGCATGATCAACGGAGGGGACAAGCTGCTCACCAGCGTGTCGCAGTTCATCGACAAGCCTGTCATCTTCGGCACAGCGGAGATCATGGAAGCGACGATGAACTTGGACGAACGGTGCAGGATCGGCAGCTCCTACTACCGGGCCAAGCTAGAAGGCGAGGTGTTCGCGGTGAAGCCGGCGAAAGGCGACGTGTCGGCGGAGCTGAGGATGATGCAGATGGTCAACCACGCCAACCTCATCAGGCTGGCCGGCATATCCATCGGCGCCGATGGGGACTACACCTTCCTCGTGTACGAGTTCGCCGAGAAGGGCTCGCTCGACAAGTGGCTGTACCAGAAGCCTCCGTCCTCGCTGCCGTCGTCGAGCTCATCAGCGGACACGCTCTCGTGGAACCAGAGGCTGGGCATCGCGTTCGACGTCGCCAACGGCCTACTATACATGCACGAGCACACTCAGCCGAGCATGGTGCACGGTGACGTCCGCGCACGGAACATCCTCCTCACCGCGGACTTCAGGGCCAGGATATCCAACTTCTCCGTGGCCACGCCGGCGATGGCCGACGCCGCGGCGACGAGCAGCGACGTGTTCGCCTTCGGCCTACTTGTCCTCGAGCTTCTCTCCGGCAGGACGGCCATGGAGGCGCGCGTCGGCGCGGAGATCGGCATGCTATGGAGGGACATCCGGGCGGTGCTGGAGGCCGGGGACAAGAGGGACGCCAAGCTGAGgaagtggatggaccccgcccttgGGGACGAGTACTACTTGGATGCGGCACTCAGCCTGGCCGGCATGGCGAGGGCTTGCACGGAGGAGGACGCGGCGCGGCGGCCGAAGATGGCCGACGTGGTGTTCAGCCTCTCGATGCTGGTGCAGCCGTTGCCGGTGGGCGACGCGTTCGAGAAGCTATGGCAGCCCAGCTCGGAGGAGAACATTAGGATTGTCAATGAAGTGGCAGCCAGATGA